A segment of the Leclercia adecarboxylata genome:
GGCGTGAGCCATCACCGCCGGCGATAGTCGTCGCCCCATACGGCGTACCGCCGCGCGTCTGAGAAATATCAAACAGCTCCGGTGTCCCGTAGCCGATCGGCACAATCACCATACCGTGATGGGCAAGGGTGGTCCAGGTCGACGTAATGGTCTGCTCCTGACCGCCGCCGGTACCGGTGGAGCTGAACACGCTGGCGATTTTGCCGTGTAACGCATTCTTCACCCACAGCCCGCCCGTCTGGTCGAGGAAGGTGCGCATCTGCCCGGACATGTTGCCGAAGCGGGTCGGGGTGCCAAAGATGATGGCGTCGTAATCGCCCAGCTCCTGCGGTGAGGCTTCCGGCGCGTCCTGCGCTTTCCCCCCGGCTTTGGCAAAGGCTTCCGCTGGCATGGTTTCCGG
Coding sequences within it:
- the wrbA gene encoding NAD(P)H:quinone oxidoreductase codes for the protein MTKILVLYYSMYGHIETMAHAVADGARKVEGVEVVIKRVPETMPAEAFAKAGGKAQDAPEASPQELGDYDAIIFGTPTRFGNMSGQMRTFLDQTGGLWVKNALHGKIASVFSSTGTGGGQEQTITSTWTTLAHHGMVIVPIGYGTPELFDISQTRGGTPYGATTIAGGDGSRQPSEAELNIARYQGEYVAGLAAKLKG